In Thioalkalivibrio sp. XN279, a single window of DNA contains:
- a CDS encoding glycosyltransferase family 4 protein: MKILFLCKRFYTSKDLIGDRFGRLFHIPVQLARLGAEVSVIALDYRNACATETMIEGVAFRAEPAKASRLVGTMFRLRQTVRNSRPDVIIASGDSHIGFFARLLSLSVGAKFVFDVYDYYPAFSGNRLPGMKPMFRAAVRKADLVFCASVPLLDKLLVQNQHVALVENGVDRAVFFPMDKRSARESLGLPIDSPIFGYFGAITPKRGPLLLQAAELLRAEFGGLRVLMAGPIIGINPSSEFLDYRGILPQSGLSLLIAACDVVVVPYERDAQIDLSGACKIAEYLACERPVVATRVAGHELIFGDTPDSLCEPIASDLARALSACFDKPRIAPFPDKYDWSNIGRSVMDSIWAL, from the coding sequence ATGAAAATCCTGTTCCTGTGTAAGCGGTTCTACACGAGCAAGGACCTGATCGGGGATAGGTTCGGCCGACTGTTTCATATCCCGGTGCAACTTGCACGCCTTGGCGCTGAGGTGTCGGTCATAGCGCTGGATTACCGGAATGCATGTGCCACTGAGACGATGATCGAAGGGGTTGCCTTCCGAGCCGAACCGGCCAAGGCAAGTCGACTCGTGGGCACGATGTTCCGCCTGAGACAAACGGTAAGAAATTCACGGCCAGACGTCATTATTGCTAGTGGTGACAGTCACATTGGCTTTTTTGCGCGCCTCCTTTCCTTATCAGTGGGCGCTAAATTCGTTTTCGACGTCTACGATTACTACCCGGCGTTTTCGGGCAACCGACTGCCTGGGATGAAGCCTATGTTCAGAGCTGCCGTTCGGAAGGCGGACCTTGTGTTTTGCGCCAGCGTTCCACTTCTCGACAAGCTCTTGGTTCAAAATCAGCATGTCGCTCTGGTCGAGAACGGAGTGGACCGGGCCGTCTTTTTCCCCATGGACAAGCGATCTGCCAGAGAGTCTCTCGGACTGCCGATTGATTCACCAATATTCGGCTATTTTGGCGCAATCACGCCTAAGCGCGGGCCCCTATTGCTGCAGGCAGCGGAGCTGCTCAGAGCTGAGTTCGGCGGTTTGCGTGTCCTGATGGCGGGGCCGATCATTGGGATCAATCCTTCAAGCGAGTTTTTGGACTATCGAGGGATTTTGCCGCAATCAGGCCTGAGTCTATTGATCGCCGCATGTGATGTCGTCGTCGTCCCCTATGAGCGGGATGCACAAATTGACCTGTCAGGCGCTTGCAAGATTGCCGAATACCTCGCTTGCGAACGGCCTGTTGTGGCAACGCGTGTCGCTGGGCATGAGCTTATTTTCGGTGACACGCCAGACAGTCTGTGTGAGCCTATCGCTTCCGATCTCGCGCGCGCCTTGTCAGCGTGTTTCGACAAGCCAAGGATTGCTCCTTTTCCGGATAAATATGATTGGTCAAATATCGGGCGGAGCGTGATGGATTCCATTTGGGCTCTTTAA
- a CDS encoding class I SAM-dependent methyltransferase, whose product MDLQSRDAKARKIENLLSLRERDGPLKILEVGTGSGGIASYFGCHPTLRCEVDAVDVSDSRQSKEGFRFQQVNGVELPFPDAVYDVVISNHVIEHVGDHDAQRQHLAELHRVIKRDGIGYLAVPNRWQLVEPHYRLAFLSWLPERWRSAYVRYSGRGQDYDCRPLTVRVLEPMIAEAGFRCQQQLGRAVRSTFELERPGALSYRTILKHLPDESYRILRRVFPTLIYLLTPKVVQRGASPQHAQSIGLSNSLGSIWHDE is encoded by the coding sequence ATGGACCTGCAGAGTCGGGATGCGAAAGCTCGAAAGATCGAGAATTTGCTATCTCTGCGAGAACGCGATGGTCCTCTGAAGATACTTGAAGTCGGCACGGGCTCAGGTGGAATAGCGAGTTATTTCGGTTGCCATCCGACCCTTCGCTGTGAGGTCGATGCGGTTGACGTCAGCGATAGCCGCCAGTCGAAGGAGGGATTTCGGTTCCAGCAAGTGAATGGCGTCGAACTTCCCTTTCCGGACGCGGTATACGACGTCGTCATCAGCAACCACGTTATCGAGCATGTGGGTGATCACGATGCACAAAGGCAACATTTGGCGGAGCTTCATCGCGTAATCAAGCGCGACGGAATTGGATATCTCGCGGTGCCCAATCGTTGGCAACTCGTAGAGCCACATTACAGGTTGGCATTTCTGAGCTGGCTGCCCGAGCGCTGGCGTAGTGCATACGTCCGATATAGCGGACGGGGTCAAGATTACGATTGTCGTCCACTGACGGTGAGGGTGTTGGAGCCGATGATCGCGGAAGCCGGATTCCGGTGCCAGCAGCAGCTGGGCCGCGCTGTGCGAAGCACCTTCGAGTTGGAGCGACCCGGCGCGTTGAGCTATCGGACAATCCTGAAGCATCTCCCGGACGAGAGCTACCGTATCTTACGGCGCGTTTTCCCCACGCTCATTTATTTGCTAACGCCAAAGGTGGTACAGAGAGGCGCCAGTCCCCAACATGCCCAGTCGATTGGTTTGTCTAATTCCCTTGGGTCCATCTGGCACGACGAATGA
- a CDS encoding DciA family protein: protein MLSGSDLSRLVERAREAGELDARVRTLLPEGLGAHVTGAAFHQADGEVVVLVDSAAWASRIRFHAPELVAQLAPRYDGAVTRVRVKVRPA from the coding sequence TTGCTGTCAGGCAGCGACCTGTCACGGCTGGTCGAACGCGCCCGCGAGGCCGGCGAACTGGACGCCCGGGTGCGGACATTGCTCCCCGAAGGCCTCGGCGCCCACGTCACCGGGGCCGCTTTTCACCAGGCCGACGGCGAGGTCGTGGTGCTGGTCGACAGCGCCGCCTGGGCCAGCCGCATCCGCTTCCACGCCCCCGAGCTGGTGGCGCAGCTGGCGCCGAGATACGACGGGGCGGTGACGCGGGTGCGGGTCAAGGTGCGGCCGGCCTGA
- a CDS encoding glycosyltransferase codes for MNDKKPLRVLMLTSTLPRWEGDSEPRFVLDLARHLSDEIDVEILAPHATGAARREVLDGIPVTRFRYWIPWWQSVAYEGGISWRLKENRWRLFQVPFFMLSLAWHTVRRLRRGPPVDIVHAHWIVPQGLVAVLVRGLAGRRVRVVCTSHGGDLFGLRGKAWTAIKRWVLRRCDAVTVVSNAMADRVREIAPNVEPEVIPMGTDLRSLFTPPEEPRQPPFNRLIFVGRLVEKKGVKYLLEAMALVRKTHLDVTLDIVGHGPLRAELEAQARALGLEDCVRFVGAVPHAELPDYYRAADIAVFPFVEAESGDQEGFGLVMVEAMGCGCTVIASELPAVRDVILHEQTGISTPARGAKTLADALTQLLAESDGFPDIAKRGVAHAQRRFDWSVTAARFVEAMRAVAQRDRTAPSPSRRAEL; via the coding sequence GTGAACGACAAGAAGCCGCTTCGCGTCCTGATGCTCACCTCCACGCTGCCCCGCTGGGAAGGCGACAGCGAGCCGCGCTTCGTGCTCGACCTAGCGCGGCATCTCAGCGACGAGATTGATGTCGAAATCCTGGCGCCGCATGCGACTGGCGCCGCGCGCCGGGAAGTGCTCGATGGCATCCCCGTCACCCGCTTCCGTTACTGGATACCATGGTGGCAGTCGGTGGCCTACGAGGGCGGCATCAGCTGGCGTCTGAAGGAGAACCGCTGGCGCCTGTTCCAGGTGCCGTTCTTCATGCTGAGCCTGGCCTGGCACACCGTGCGTCGCCTGCGTCGTGGGCCGCCGGTGGATATCGTGCACGCGCACTGGATCGTGCCCCAGGGACTGGTCGCCGTTTTGGTGCGCGGGCTCGCTGGTCGTCGCGTGCGGGTGGTCTGCACGAGTCATGGTGGCGATTTGTTTGGCTTGCGGGGCAAGGCGTGGACCGCCATAAAGCGTTGGGTATTACGGCGGTGTGATGCTGTCACGGTGGTCAGCAACGCAATGGCCGATCGGGTCCGGGAGATTGCTCCGAATGTCGAGCCTGAGGTGATTCCGATGGGGACGGACCTGCGGAGTCTGTTCACGCCGCCGGAGGAACCGAGGCAGCCACCGTTCAATAGGTTGATATTCGTTGGGCGGCTGGTGGAAAAGAAAGGCGTCAAGTACCTGCTCGAGGCGATGGCGCTGGTTCGCAAGACGCATCTCGACGTCACGCTCGATATCGTGGGGCATGGTCCGCTGCGGGCTGAGCTCGAAGCGCAAGCGCGGGCCTTGGGCTTGGAGGATTGTGTTCGGTTCGTCGGCGCTGTCCCGCATGCTGAATTGCCGGACTACTATCGGGCAGCGGATATCGCGGTTTTTCCCTTTGTTGAAGCTGAGAGCGGCGACCAGGAGGGGTTCGGTCTGGTGATGGTTGAGGCGATGGGGTGTGGGTGCACAGTGATCGCATCGGAGCTCCCTGCGGTACGTGATGTCATCCTCCACGAACAAACGGGTATTTCCACGCCTGCTCGCGGCGCGAAAACGCTTGCCGATGCCCTGACTCAATTATTGGCCGAGTCGGATGGCTTCCCGGACATCGCAAAGCGCGGAGTGGCGCACGCTCAGCGCCGCTTTGACTGGTCGGTGACTGCAGCCAGGTTTGTTGAAGCAATGCGAGCCGTGGCGCAGCGAGACCGCACAGCGCCTTCACCATCACGTCGAGCAGAACTGTGA
- a CDS encoding acyltransferase family protein, whose amino-acid sequence MTGKARSHELGFRPDLQGLRAIAVLLVVLDHAGFSAFSGGFVGVDIFFVLSGYLITALLLRQLNATGRIHLLEFYARRLRRLLPALAVMLAGTFGLAVWLLSSFEAEAQLRSGAYAATWTSNIYFVFAQIDYFDDLAARDLFLHTWSLGVEEQFYLVWPVLLICFFNLGRRLRGDTDQGIFWGLVAIATSSFLLSLYWSFASPRAAFFMMLARMWQFALGGLLLFICRTRVLAALPANPHPRASPLVRAILGTGLALILFSAIYLDKTVAYPGLWALMPSIGAALTIVAGSLHARGTRGLLTHRGLVWLGDRSYSLYLWHWPVLILGLSLGVEEESVQTVSLVLCALLFAIFSYRYVELPFWKGGVMDRPLERVLLSGALVMLTLVAVSVHVDRLMHTRVIAERPPGFSKITVPEIYRKSCDAWIAHARVEPCVFGPADAPRTVVLLGDSIGVQWFSAVPEIFRAPEWRTVVLTKSSCPMVDEDFFYTRIGAIYEVCAEWREGVLNWLDRERPDVLIFGSFAGYEFSAEQWHEGTRRILDRVSEAADSVILIPGTPSLGFHGPGCLMRGDPSRHELLLDRCKAQGRTALVRPNERLLEQAAEPYANVHFANFNDLVCPDDVCAAMSETGILVFRDNQHLNDSFVKMWVPVLRQRLVDHLGESNVSTSR is encoded by the coding sequence TTGACGGGCAAAGCGCGGTCTCACGAACTCGGCTTTCGCCCTGACCTACAAGGTCTGCGTGCCATCGCAGTCCTGCTCGTTGTCCTCGATCACGCGGGATTCAGCGCGTTCTCCGGCGGATTCGTCGGTGTAGATATATTCTTCGTACTTTCGGGGTATCTGATCACCGCCCTCTTGCTGCGGCAGCTGAACGCTACAGGTCGCATCCACCTGCTAGAGTTTTATGCCAGGCGTCTGAGGCGGCTGTTGCCGGCCCTCGCGGTAATGCTCGCGGGAACCTTCGGCTTGGCAGTGTGGCTGCTGTCTTCATTTGAGGCAGAAGCGCAGTTGCGCTCTGGGGCGTACGCGGCGACGTGGACCAGCAATATCTATTTCGTCTTCGCCCAAATTGACTATTTCGACGATCTAGCCGCCCGGGACCTTTTCTTGCACACGTGGTCTCTCGGAGTGGAGGAGCAGTTCTACCTGGTCTGGCCCGTACTGCTGATCTGCTTTTTCAATTTGGGGCGGAGACTTCGAGGAGATACCGACCAGGGTATTTTTTGGGGCCTGGTTGCCATAGCAACATCGAGCTTTCTGCTGAGCCTGTACTGGTCGTTCGCAAGCCCGAGAGCAGCGTTTTTCATGATGCTAGCACGGATGTGGCAGTTTGCGCTCGGTGGATTGCTGCTCTTCATATGCCGGACCAGAGTCCTGGCGGCGCTTCCCGCGAATCCACACCCCAGAGCATCTCCCCTGGTGCGCGCCATACTTGGCACCGGACTCGCATTGATTCTTTTCAGCGCGATTTACCTGGATAAAACTGTTGCGTATCCGGGTCTATGGGCCCTGATGCCGTCTATTGGTGCCGCGCTGACAATAGTTGCGGGCTCGCTTCACGCGCGAGGTACGAGAGGTCTACTAACGCATCGCGGCTTGGTCTGGCTGGGTGACCGTTCCTATTCCCTCTATCTCTGGCACTGGCCGGTCCTGATACTCGGGTTGTCTCTTGGGGTCGAGGAGGAGAGTGTCCAGACCGTAAGTCTGGTCCTTTGTGCTCTATTGTTCGCGATTTTCAGCTACCGGTACGTCGAACTCCCATTCTGGAAGGGCGGCGTGATGGACCGCCCGCTTGAGAGGGTTCTCTTGTCTGGGGCTTTGGTGATGTTGACGCTCGTGGCCGTGTCGGTCCATGTCGATCGTCTCATGCATACGCGTGTTATCGCGGAACGGCCGCCAGGTTTCTCAAAAATCACAGTCCCTGAGATCTACCGAAAGTCGTGTGACGCATGGATAGCCCATGCACGCGTCGAGCCATGTGTCTTTGGTCCGGCAGACGCGCCGCGGACCGTTGTCCTGCTTGGAGACAGCATAGGTGTACAGTGGTTTTCAGCGGTCCCGGAGATATTCCGGGCGCCGGAATGGCGGACGGTGGTGCTCACCAAATCGTCCTGCCCGATGGTCGACGAGGATTTTTTTTACACGAGGATCGGTGCGATCTACGAGGTCTGTGCGGAATGGCGGGAGGGTGTCCTCAATTGGCTTGACCGGGAACGCCCTGATGTGCTGATTTTTGGGAGTTTCGCAGGATACGAATTTAGCGCGGAACAGTGGCATGAGGGTACGCGCCGAATACTTGATCGTGTCTCAGAAGCAGCCGATTCAGTAATATTGATTCCGGGCACGCCTAGCTTGGGCTTTCATGGTCCCGGCTGTTTGATGAGAGGGGACCCCTCGCGGCATGAATTGCTCTTGGACCGGTGCAAGGCGCAGGGGCGCACAGCGCTTGTTAGGCCTAATGAGCGTCTCCTGGAGCAGGCTGCTGAGCCGTATGCAAACGTCCACTTCGCCAACTTCAATGACCTCGTTTGTCCGGATGACGTGTGTGCTGCCATGAGTGAAACTGGGATATTAGTGTTCCGTGATAATCAGCATCTGAACGATTCCTTTGTCAAGATGTGGGTTCCCGTCCTGCGTCAGCGGCTAGTAGATCATCTTGGCGAATCCAATGTATCTACGTCTCGATAG
- the rfbF gene encoding glucose-1-phosphate cytidylyltransferase yields the protein MKAVILAGGLGTRISEETHMKPKPMIEIGGRPILWHILKLYSAHGVNEFVICCGYKGYLIKEYFANYFLHMSDVTFDMSNNSMEVHQHKAEPWKVTLVDTGEHTMTGGRLRRVSDYIRDEDAFCFTYGDGLSNVDITALIRYHHDHGYWATITGVRPPGRYGAIDRSGDMVTGFTEKPRGDGGLINGGFFVLSPRCLDLIDGDTSSWEGKPLAELARMGQMMAFQHQGFWQPMDTLRDKNQLEELWSSGAAPWKIWS from the coding sequence ATGAAGGCTGTTATCCTCGCGGGTGGACTAGGGACCCGGATTTCCGAGGAGACCCACATGAAGCCCAAGCCGATGATTGAGATCGGCGGTCGCCCAATACTGTGGCACATCCTAAAGCTGTACTCTGCCCATGGCGTAAATGAGTTCGTGATCTGTTGCGGCTACAAGGGCTACCTGATCAAGGAATACTTCGCAAACTATTTCCTGCACATGTCGGATGTCACCTTCGACATGTCTAATAACAGCATGGAGGTTCACCAGCACAAGGCTGAGCCTTGGAAGGTCACCTTGGTGGATACCGGCGAGCATACGATGACCGGTGGGCGCCTCCGGCGCGTTTCTGACTACATCCGGGATGAGGATGCCTTCTGCTTCACCTACGGCGACGGTCTCAGCAATGTCGATATCACAGCGCTGATACGCTATCACCATGACCATGGGTACTGGGCCACCATAACTGGGGTTCGCCCTCCCGGTCGTTACGGCGCCATCGATCGGTCTGGCGATATGGTCACTGGCTTTACAGAGAAACCTCGAGGGGATGGCGGCCTTATCAATGGTGGTTTTTTTGTGCTTTCACCGCGCTGCCTCGACCTCATCGATGGCGATACCAGCAGTTGGGAAGGGAAGCCTCTGGCCGAGCTGGCTCGCATGGGGCAGATGATGGCCTTTCAGCATCAAGGTTTCTGGCAACCGATGGACACGCTGCGGGATAAAAACCAGCTCGAAGAGCTTTGGAGCTCTGGCGCAGCACCCTGGAAGATTTGGTCTTGA
- a CDS encoding M23 family metallopeptidase has translation MNLFIYTTRNGRTRQVPLSFREVLAASFAAVALVFTAGLLAGRMLQPDPEQAVFTELRTQLAAQQAELDAIRDTSGRNHDALAARLGQLSAHIIRLDALGQRLVSMAGLEEGEFNFGDEPALGGPEAIEHAASLQSGEITALLDDLDHQIQDRSRQLDILEALMFNRRLTEAASIEGRPIRGGWMSSGFGYRTDPFTGKRSFHRGLDFVSPKGSDVLAVAAGVVTFSGKLANYGYMVEIDHGNGLVTRYGHNTENLVAVGDAVQKGEVIALVGSTGRSTAPHVHLEVFDNGRPVNPRQYLR, from the coding sequence GTGAATCTCTTCATATACACGACGCGGAACGGCCGCACCCGACAGGTGCCGCTGAGTTTCCGCGAGGTGCTGGCAGCCTCCTTCGCGGCCGTCGCCCTCGTCTTCACCGCCGGGCTCCTTGCGGGCCGCATGCTCCAGCCCGATCCCGAACAGGCCGTCTTCACCGAGTTGCGCACCCAGCTGGCGGCGCAGCAGGCGGAGCTCGACGCCATCCGCGACACCTCCGGCCGCAACCACGACGCCCTGGCGGCGCGGCTGGGCCAGCTCTCCGCCCACATCATCCGTCTCGATGCCCTCGGCCAGCGCCTGGTGAGCATGGCAGGCCTCGAGGAAGGCGAGTTCAACTTCGGCGACGAGCCGGCGTTGGGTGGTCCCGAGGCCATCGAGCACGCGGCGTCTCTGCAGTCGGGCGAGATCACGGCGCTGCTGGACGACCTCGACCACCAGATCCAGGACCGCTCGCGCCAGCTCGACATCCTCGAGGCGCTGATGTTCAACCGTCGCCTCACCGAGGCGGCGAGCATCGAGGGCCGGCCCATCCGCGGCGGCTGGATGTCCTCGGGCTTCGGCTACCGCACCGATCCTTTCACCGGCAAGCGCTCCTTCCACCGCGGCCTGGACTTCGTCAGCCCCAAGGGCAGCGACGTGCTGGCGGTGGCGGCCGGCGTGGTGACCTTCTCCGGCAAGCTGGCCAACTACGGTTACATGGTGGAGATCGACCACGGCAACGGTCTCGTCACCCGCTACGGCCACAACACCGAGAACCTGGTGGCCGTCGGCGACGCGGTGCAAAAGGGCGAGGTGATCGCGCTGGTGGGTTCCACGGGCCGCTCCACGGCGCCGCACGTGCACCTCGAGGTGTTCGACAACGGCCGCCCGGTGAACCCGCGCCAGTACCTGAGGTGA
- a CDS encoding type II toxin-antitoxin system HicA family toxin, which produces MGKADKLLAKMRVNPRDWRIEEREAVAKRYGIEVRKTGGSHFVFLHAEAEIAVTIPFKRPIKPVYVIQFLALLDEIGAD; this is translated from the coding sequence ATGGGCAAGGCTGACAAGCTACTCGCAAAGATGCGGGTCAACCCGCGAGATTGGCGCATCGAAGAGCGCGAAGCGGTAGCGAAGAGATACGGCATCGAAGTGCGGAAGACAGGTGGCAGTCATTTCGTATTCCTTCACGCCGAGGCAGAGATTGCCGTGACGATTCCGTTCAAACGCCCGATCAAGCCCGTGTACGTAATCCAGTTCCTTGCGCTGCTGGATGAGATTGGAGCTGATTGA
- the secA gene encoding preprotein translocase subunit SecA, protein MRNLFAGIFGSRNQRLLKTYGKKVRQVNALEERVAQLDEAGMKARTAELKAEVAGGKTLDEVLPEAFALAREAAKRTLGMRHFDVQLIGGMALHEGKISEMRTGEGKTLVATLPAYLNALSGKGVHIVTVNEYLARRDAEWMGPVYRMLGLEVGVIHANQEPEKKRAAYAADITYGTNNEFGFDYLRDNLAFSLDQRAQRGLNFAVVDEVDSILIDEARTPLIISGPAEDSTETYLAVNKLVPSLKPAADKDSPGDFTIDEKSRQVYLTESGHAHVEDLMARAGLIKEGESLYDARNIMLMQHLSAALRAHFVYQRDVEYIVKDGEVVIVDEFTGRTMPGRRWSDGLHQAIEAKEGVKVRQENQTLASITFQNYFRMYKTLSGMTGTADTEAFEFMQIYGLEVVVIPTNQPMVRADHPDLVYLTKKDKFEAILEDMRDCQQRGQPVLVGTTSIETSELLSGILKKEGLKHEVLNAKQHEREAEIVAQAGRPGAITIATNMAGRGTDIVLGGNLAKELAEAGDDEATQEKVRADWQQRHQQVVDAGGLHIIGTERHESRRIDNQLRGRSGRQGDPGSSRFYLSMEDNLMRIFGEPEKTKALLSRVGMKEGEVIESKLLSRQIERAQRKVEAHNFDIRKQLLKYDDVANDQRRVIYAQRTELMEAEEIGDSIAGIREEVVNELVEKFVASDSVEEQWDLEGLEQALETDFALKLELQDWVTHDQNADPEAIRAHVLEAADNAYEEKVEQIGAPVMRHFEKAVMLQQLDIAWKEHLAAMDYLRQGIHLRGYAQKNPEQEYKREAFDMFGQMLDRVKHDVISIVSRVKIRTQDEVDALERQRREAAAAKMQLEHAAAQSAMGGDAPAGPVADPFAAGGAGRGGAGPAPEPFVRDEKKVGRNEPCPCGSGKKYKHCHGKLS, encoded by the coding sequence GTGCGCAATCTGTTCGCAGGGATTTTCGGCAGCCGCAACCAGCGCCTGCTCAAGACGTACGGCAAGAAGGTCAGGCAGGTCAACGCCCTCGAGGAGCGCGTGGCGCAGCTCGACGAGGCAGGGATGAAGGCGCGCACGGCCGAGCTGAAGGCCGAGGTGGCCGGCGGCAAGACGCTGGACGAGGTGCTGCCCGAGGCCTTCGCCCTGGCGCGCGAGGCGGCGAAGCGCACCCTCGGCATGCGCCACTTCGACGTGCAGCTCATCGGCGGCATGGCGCTGCACGAGGGCAAGATCTCCGAGATGCGCACCGGCGAGGGCAAGACCCTGGTCGCCACCCTCCCGGCCTACCTCAACGCGTTGTCCGGCAAGGGCGTCCACATCGTCACCGTGAACGAGTACCTGGCGCGGCGCGACGCCGAGTGGATGGGGCCGGTGTACCGCATGCTCGGACTCGAGGTCGGCGTGATCCACGCCAACCAGGAGCCGGAGAAGAAGCGCGCCGCCTACGCCGCCGACATCACCTACGGCACCAACAACGAATTCGGCTTCGACTACCTGCGCGACAACCTGGCCTTCAGCCTGGACCAGCGCGCGCAGCGCGGGCTCAACTTCGCCGTGGTCGACGAGGTGGACTCCATCCTCATCGACGAGGCGCGCACGCCGCTGATCATCTCCGGCCCGGCCGAGGACAGCACCGAGACCTATCTCGCGGTGAACAAGCTGGTGCCGTCGCTGAAGCCGGCCGCCGACAAGGACAGCCCGGGCGACTTCACCATCGACGAGAAGTCGCGCCAGGTCTACCTCACCGAGTCCGGCCACGCCCACGTCGAGGACTTGATGGCCAGGGCGGGGCTGATCAAGGAAGGCGAGAGCCTGTACGACGCGCGCAACATCATGCTCATGCAGCATCTCTCGGCGGCGCTGCGGGCGCACTTCGTCTACCAGCGCGACGTGGAGTACATCGTCAAGGACGGCGAGGTGGTGATCGTCGACGAGTTCACCGGCCGCACCATGCCGGGGCGGCGCTGGTCCGACGGCCTGCACCAGGCCATCGAGGCCAAGGAAGGCGTGAAGGTGCGCCAGGAGAACCAGACCCTGGCCTCCATCACCTTCCAGAACTACTTCCGCATGTACAAGACGCTGTCGGGCATGACCGGCACGGCCGACACCGAAGCCTTCGAGTTCATGCAGATCTACGGCCTCGAGGTGGTGGTCATCCCCACCAACCAGCCGATGGTCCGCGCCGACCATCCCGACCTGGTGTACCTGACCAAGAAGGACAAGTTCGAGGCCATTCTCGAGGACATGCGCGACTGCCAGCAGCGCGGCCAGCCGGTGCTCGTCGGCACCACCTCGATCGAGACCTCCGAGCTGCTGTCCGGGATCCTCAAGAAGGAGGGTCTCAAGCACGAGGTGCTGAACGCCAAGCAGCACGAGCGCGAGGCCGAGATCGTGGCCCAGGCCGGCCGGCCCGGCGCCATCACCATCGCCACCAACATGGCCGGCCGCGGCACCGACATCGTGCTCGGCGGCAACCTCGCCAAGGAGCTGGCCGAGGCGGGCGACGACGAGGCGACGCAGGAGAAGGTGCGCGCCGACTGGCAGCAGCGCCACCAGCAGGTGGTCGATGCCGGCGGGCTGCACATCATCGGCACCGAGCGCCACGAGTCGCGGCGCATCGACAACCAGCTGCGCGGCCGCTCCGGGCGCCAGGGCGACCCTGGCTCCAGCCGCTTCTACCTGTCGATGGAAGACAACCTCATGCGCATCTTCGGCGAGCCGGAGAAGACCAAGGCGCTGCTGTCGCGCGTCGGCATGAAGGAAGGCGAGGTCATCGAGAGCAAGCTGCTGTCGCGCCAGATCGAGCGCGCCCAGCGCAAGGTCGAGGCGCACAACTTCGACATCCGCAAGCAGCTGTTGAAGTACGACGACGTCGCCAACGACCAGCGCCGCGTGATCTACGCCCAGCGCACCGAGTTGATGGAAGCCGAGGAGATCGGGGATTCCATCGCCGGCATCCGCGAAGAAGTGGTCAACGAGCTGGTGGAGAAGTTCGTCGCTTCGGACAGCGTCGAGGAACAATGGGACCTCGAGGGCCTGGAGCAGGCGCTGGAGACCGACTTCGCGTTGAAGCTGGAGTTGCAGGACTGGGTCACGCACGACCAGAACGCCGACCCCGAGGCCATCCGCGCCCACGTGCTCGAAGCCGCCGACAATGCGTATGAAGAGAAGGTCGAGCAGATCGGCGCGCCCGTCATGCGGCACTTCGAGAAGGCCGTGATGCTGCAGCAGCTCGACATCGCCTGGAAGGAGCACCTCGCGGCGATGGATTACCTCCGGCAGGGCATCCACCTGCGCGGCTACGCGCAGAAGAATCCCGAGCAGGAATACAAGCGCGAAGCCTTCGACATGTTCGGCCAGATGCTGGACCGCGTGAAGCACGACGTCATCAGCATCGTCTCCCGCGTCAAGATCCGCACCCAGGACGAAGTCGACGCCCTCGAGCGCCAGCGCCGCGAGGCCGCCGCCGCCAAGATGCAGCTCGAGCACGCCGCCGCGCAGTCAGCGATGGGCGGGGACGCGCCGGCGGGACCGGTGGCGGATCCGTTTGCTGCGGGCGGTGCAGGCCGGGGCGGGGCCGGGCCGGCGCCGGAGCCGTTTGTCAGGGATGAGAAGAAGGTCGGAAGGAACGAGCCCTGTCCTTGCGGCTCGGGGAAGAAGTACAAGCATTGTCATGGGAAGTTGAGCTAG
- a CDS encoding type II toxin-antitoxin system HicB family antitoxin, with product MKKHIDYPLELRPLSDKEGGGWLVTYPDLPGCMSDGETPEEAMANGKDALDAWLKAAAEAGRDIPSPGDLPSGKFIARVPRSLHARLSARARQEGVSMNALVSSFLAESLGRREGMKR from the coding sequence ATGAAAAAGCACATCGACTATCCCCTTGAATTGCGTCCACTTTCAGATAAAGAAGGGGGTGGCTGGCTGGTGACCTATCCGGATCTGCCCGGATGCATGTCCGATGGGGAAACGCCCGAAGAGGCCATGGCCAACGGCAAGGATGCACTTGATGCCTGGCTCAAGGCCGCGGCAGAGGCCGGGCGGGATATTCCAAGCCCTGGCGATCTGCCGAGTGGAAAATTTATCGCGAGGGTTCCCCGCAGCCTGCATGCCCGGCTGAGCGCGCGCGCCAGGCAGGAGGGAGTCAGCATGAATGCGCTTGTGTCTTCATTCCTGGCTGAGAGCCTCGGCCGCCGCGAGGGCATGAAGCGGTGA